One window of the Prionailurus bengalensis isolate Pbe53 chromosome E1, Fcat_Pben_1.1_paternal_pri, whole genome shotgun sequence genome contains the following:
- the G6PC1 gene encoding glucose-6-phosphatase catalytic subunit 1 isoform X2 gives MFFMTLGSSQRTTSRILFGQRPYWWVMDTDYYSNTSVPLIKQFPVTCETGPGSPSGHAMGTAGVYYVMVTSTLSMFRGKKKPTYRFRCLNVILWLGFWAVQLNVCLSRIYLAAHFPHQVVAGVLSGIAVAETFRHIQSIYNASLKKYFLITFFLLSFAIGFYLLLKGLGVDLLWTLEKARRWCERPEWVHIDTTPFASLLKNVGTLFGLGLALNSSMYRESCKGTLSKRFPFRLSCIVVSLILLHLFDSLKPPSQIELIFYVLSFCKSAAVPLASASLIPYCLARVLGQPDKKSL, from the exons ATGTTCTTCATGACTTTGGGATCCAGTCAACGCACTACCTCCAG GATTCTCTTTGGACAGCGTCCATACTGGTGGGTCATGGACACCGACTACTACAGCAACACCTCCGTGCCACTGATAAAGCAGTTCCCAGTCACCTGCGAGACTGGACCAG GAAGTCCGTCTGGTCATGCCATGGGTACAGCAGGTGTATACTATGTGATGGTCACATCCACCCTCTCTATGTTTCGGGGAAAGAAAAAGCCAACCTACAGATTTCG GTGCTTGAACGTCATTTTGTGGTTGGGATTCTGGGCAGTGCAGCTGAACGTCTGTTTGTCCCGAATCTACCTTGCTGCTCATTTTCCCCATCAGGTTGTCGCTGGAGTTCTATCAG GCATTGCTGTCGCTGAAACTTTCCGCCACATCCAGAGCATCTACAATGCCAGcctcaagaaatattttctcattaccTTCTTCCTGCTCAGCTTTGCCATTGGATTTTACCTGCTGCTAAAGGGGTTGGGTGTAGACCTCCTGTGGACACTAGAGAAAGCCAGGAGATGGTGTGAGCGGCCAGAATGGGTCCACATTGACACCACGCCCTTTGCCAGCCTCCTCAAGAATGTGGGCACTCTCTTCGGCTTGGGGCTGGCTCTCAACTCCAGCATGTATCGGGAGAGCTGCAAGGGCACACTTAGCAAGCGGTTCCCATTCCGCCTCAGCTGTATTGTGGTCTCTCTCATCCTCCTGCACCTCTTTGACTCTTTGAAACCCCCATCCCAAATTGAGCTGATCTTCTACGTCCTGTCCTTCTGCAAGAGTGCAGCGGTGCCCCTGGCATCTGCCAGCCTCATACCCTACTGCCTTGCCCGGGTCCTGGGCCAGCCAGACAAGAAGTCTTTGTAA
- the G6PC1 gene encoding glucose-6-phosphatase catalytic subunit 1 isoform X1, with protein MEKGMNVLHDFGIQSTHYLQVNYQDSQDWFILVSVIADLRNAFYVLFPIWFHLREAVGIKLLWVAVIGDWLNLVFKWILFGQRPYWWVMDTDYYSNTSVPLIKQFPVTCETGPGSPSGHAMGTAGVYYVMVTSTLSMFRGKKKPTYRFRCLNVILWLGFWAVQLNVCLSRIYLAAHFPHQVVAGVLSGIAVAETFRHIQSIYNASLKKYFLITFFLLSFAIGFYLLLKGLGVDLLWTLEKARRWCERPEWVHIDTTPFASLLKNVGTLFGLGLALNSSMYRESCKGTLSKRFPFRLSCIVVSLILLHLFDSLKPPSQIELIFYVLSFCKSAAVPLASASLIPYCLARVLGQPDKKSL; from the exons ATGGAGAAAGGAATGAATGTTCTTCATGACTTTGGGATCCAGTCAACGCACTACCTCCAGGTGAATTACCAGGACTCCCAGGATTGGTTCATCTTGGTGTCCGTGATTGCAGACCTCAGGAATGCCTTCTATGTCCTCTTCCCCATCTGGTTCCATCTTCGCGAAGCTGTGGGCATTAAACTCCTCTGGGTAGCTGTGATTGGAGACTGGCTCAACCTCGTCTTTAAGTG GATTCTCTTTGGACAGCGTCCATACTGGTGGGTCATGGACACCGACTACTACAGCAACACCTCCGTGCCACTGATAAAGCAGTTCCCAGTCACCTGCGAGACTGGACCAG GAAGTCCGTCTGGTCATGCCATGGGTACAGCAGGTGTATACTATGTGATGGTCACATCCACCCTCTCTATGTTTCGGGGAAAGAAAAAGCCAACCTACAGATTTCG GTGCTTGAACGTCATTTTGTGGTTGGGATTCTGGGCAGTGCAGCTGAACGTCTGTTTGTCCCGAATCTACCTTGCTGCTCATTTTCCCCATCAGGTTGTCGCTGGAGTTCTATCAG GCATTGCTGTCGCTGAAACTTTCCGCCACATCCAGAGCATCTACAATGCCAGcctcaagaaatattttctcattaccTTCTTCCTGCTCAGCTTTGCCATTGGATTTTACCTGCTGCTAAAGGGGTTGGGTGTAGACCTCCTGTGGACACTAGAGAAAGCCAGGAGATGGTGTGAGCGGCCAGAATGGGTCCACATTGACACCACGCCCTTTGCCAGCCTCCTCAAGAATGTGGGCACTCTCTTCGGCTTGGGGCTGGCTCTCAACTCCAGCATGTATCGGGAGAGCTGCAAGGGCACACTTAGCAAGCGGTTCCCATTCCGCCTCAGCTGTATTGTGGTCTCTCTCATCCTCCTGCACCTCTTTGACTCTTTGAAACCCCCATCCCAAATTGAGCTGATCTTCTACGTCCTGTCCTTCTGCAAGAGTGCAGCGGTGCCCCTGGCATCTGCCAGCCTCATACCCTACTGCCTTGCCCGGGTCCTGGGCCAGCCAGACAAGAAGTCTTTGTAA